A genomic segment from Lignipirellula cremea encodes:
- a CDS encoding DEAD/DEAH box helicase, which produces MSNFDRLHPALQHHIVNSLGWRELRPFQESVIPLILDGQHLIVLAPTAGGKTEAAFFPVVSRMLSEGWTGLSVLYLCPIKALLNNLDLRLQRYSTLLGRRSALWHGDVKSSARKTILREPPDCLLTTPESLEVMLVSPNVDSRVLFSNLRVVIVDEIHAFAGDDRGWHLLSVLERISKLAGRELQRLGLSATVGNPETLSGWLAGSCKGPRDVFFPQESGGGEADVQLDFVGSLQNAAVVISRLHRGEKRLVFVDSRSRAEQLASELRQLQVTTFVTHSSLSQEQRHQAEEAFASREDCVIVATSVLELGIDVGNLDRVIQIDSPPTVSSFLQRMGRTGRRSGTLRNCLLLATKDETLVQAAGLIDLWAEGYVEPIEPPPLPLHVLAQQLMALTLQESGIGRGEWLKWVEGVPGFAAIPPEQIEQLVSSMLQRDILWEEAGILAMGREGESTYGRKNFLELFSVFMSPPLFSILHGRQELGYVDEMTFLGKHEGPRVLLLGGRAWQVNHIDWQRRIAYVEATDATGRTRWKGEGQGLGYRLSQAIKRILALDENSERWSRRAIERLSEIRHEFSWLRADSMVAVLAGGGQVEWWTFGGIRANATLAQVLAIETSSKVGHDSFTLTFESAVKLQDVESAIEAIRQCDVAEMRPAVDEAAIEGLKFSECLPVDLAKEMLERRLQESETTRRVLEENTRFVVQ; this is translated from the coding sequence GTGAGCAACTTTGACCGCCTCCATCCTGCGTTGCAGCACCACATCGTGAACAGCCTTGGCTGGCGCGAGCTGCGTCCGTTCCAGGAGTCGGTCATTCCACTCATCCTCGATGGCCAGCATCTCATCGTCCTTGCCCCAACAGCGGGCGGCAAGACCGAGGCCGCGTTCTTCCCGGTCGTCTCTCGCATGCTGTCCGAAGGATGGACGGGACTCAGCGTTCTCTACCTCTGTCCGATCAAAGCGCTGCTCAATAATCTTGACCTCCGGTTGCAACGATACAGCACGCTCTTGGGACGGCGATCCGCGTTGTGGCACGGCGACGTCAAGTCTTCAGCTCGGAAGACGATCCTGCGCGAACCGCCCGACTGCCTCCTGACGACGCCCGAGTCGCTGGAGGTCATGCTTGTCTCACCCAATGTTGATTCGCGCGTTCTGTTTAGCAACTTGCGCGTAGTGATCGTCGACGAAATCCACGCCTTCGCTGGTGACGATCGAGGCTGGCATCTTCTGTCCGTCCTCGAACGTATTTCAAAGCTGGCCGGTAGGGAACTGCAACGACTTGGGCTCTCTGCCACGGTGGGCAACCCAGAAACTTTGTCTGGTTGGCTGGCCGGGTCATGCAAGGGACCGCGAGATGTTTTCTTCCCGCAAGAGTCTGGCGGCGGAGAAGCCGATGTTCAGCTTGACTTTGTCGGTTCACTTCAAAACGCCGCCGTCGTCATCTCCCGATTGCATCGAGGTGAGAAGCGGTTGGTGTTTGTCGACAGCCGCTCTCGCGCTGAACAACTCGCCTCCGAGCTGCGCCAGCTCCAAGTAACGACGTTCGTGACTCACAGTTCACTGAGCCAGGAACAACGGCACCAGGCGGAAGAAGCGTTCGCCTCGCGAGAGGACTGTGTGATTGTCGCGACCAGCGTGCTGGAGTTAGGTATCGACGTGGGCAATCTCGATCGCGTCATCCAAATCGACTCGCCACCTACGGTTTCAAGTTTTCTCCAGAGGATGGGGCGGACCGGGCGTCGGTCGGGAACGCTGCGGAACTGCCTATTGCTTGCGACCAAGGACGAGACGCTGGTGCAAGCCGCGGGGTTGATCGACCTCTGGGCCGAGGGATATGTCGAACCGATCGAGCCGCCGCCGCTTCCTTTACACGTGCTCGCCCAGCAGTTGATGGCGCTGACTTTGCAAGAAAGCGGCATCGGTCGTGGAGAGTGGTTGAAGTGGGTTGAAGGCGTGCCGGGTTTCGCGGCAATCCCTCCCGAACAGATCGAACAACTCGTCAGCTCGATGCTTCAGCGGGACATTCTCTGGGAAGAAGCCGGGATTCTGGCGATGGGGCGAGAGGGAGAGAGCACTTACGGTCGCAAGAACTTCCTGGAGTTGTTCTCGGTCTTCATGTCGCCACCCTTGTTCTCCATTCTGCACGGTCGCCAGGAACTTGGGTACGTCGACGAGATGACGTTTCTCGGGAAGCACGAGGGACCGCGTGTTTTGCTGCTCGGCGGGCGTGCTTGGCAGGTCAACCACATTGATTGGCAACGACGCATCGCCTACGTCGAGGCGACAGATGCCACAGGGCGGACGCGTTGGAAGGGCGAGGGGCAAGGGCTGGGTTACAGACTTTCGCAGGCGATCAAACGGATCTTGGCCCTGGATGAGAACAGTGAGCGTTGGTCGCGGCGAGCGATCGAGCGACTCTCTGAGATCCGGCATGAGTTTTCCTGGCTGCGAGCCGATTCAATGGTCGCTGTGTTGGCAGGAGGCGGGCAGGTGGAGTGGTGGACGTTTGGCGGAATCCGAGCAAACGCCACCTTGGCTCAGGTGCTAGCCATTGAGACCAGTTCTAAGGTCGGCCACGACAGTTTCACGTTGACCTTTGAATCCGCTGTGAAGTTACAGGATGTTGAAAGTGCCATCGAGGCGATTCGTCAATGCGACGTCGCCGAAATGCGACCCGCAGTGGATGAAGCGGCAATCGAAGGTCTAAAGTTTTCCGAGTGCCTGCCAGTCGATTTGGCTAAGGAGATGTTGGAACGCCGACTTCAGGAATCAGAAACGACACGGAGAGTGCTGGAGGAAAATACAAGGTTTGTTGTTCAGTGA
- a CDS encoding HigA family addiction module antitoxin: MTRIAPQPYSPDVAVSPGETIREVLEHEGMTQAELANRMGRPINKINEVIQGKRQITADTALELELALGLPASFWINLEKNHQLTLARLTQKKRLDRESAHLASFPVKEMCRLGWLNKINDNAEQAHELLSFFGVTSFSMIKNVKSLAPAWRKSRTKRACEYALASWLQRGIRESHEIETKDFDPTGLKSRIHELRALTVQDPDIFEQTIKTTCAQYGVAVVFVPHLPKSYVSGAAYRLYDKVVIQLSLRYRWADIFWFNFFHELGHVLLHLTKRKSVFVDDKDFTVESEGLEVEANDFAAGTLIPSDDFESLVTRAYSRADVVKSFADEIGIASGIVVGRLHHEGLLPRNRLVNLRCQYTWRSDE; this comes from the coding sequence ATGACAAGAATCGCACCACAACCGTATTCACCAGACGTAGCGGTCTCGCCGGGAGAGACTATTCGGGAAGTGCTGGAGCATGAAGGCATGACTCAGGCGGAGTTGGCCAACCGAATGGGCCGGCCTATCAACAAAATCAACGAAGTTATTCAGGGGAAACGCCAAATAACTGCCGATACCGCCCTAGAACTTGAGCTCGCTCTTGGCTTGCCGGCCAGTTTTTGGATTAATCTGGAGAAGAACCATCAGCTCACCCTAGCTCGTCTCACCCAGAAGAAACGACTCGATCGCGAATCCGCGCATTTGGCAAGTTTTCCGGTCAAAGAGATGTGTCGGCTTGGTTGGTTGAATAAGATAAATGACAACGCGGAACAAGCTCACGAACTCTTGTCGTTCTTTGGAGTTACTTCCTTCTCGATGATCAAGAATGTCAAGAGCCTTGCTCCGGCATGGAGAAAGTCGAGAACAAAAAGGGCATGCGAATACGCGCTAGCATCGTGGCTTCAAAGAGGCATTAGAGAATCGCACGAAATCGAAACCAAAGATTTTGATCCCACAGGTCTCAAGTCTCGAATCCACGAACTTAGAGCGTTGACCGTGCAAGACCCCGATATTTTTGAGCAAACGATCAAGACGACTTGCGCCCAATACGGTGTCGCGGTCGTTTTCGTGCCGCATCTTCCCAAAAGCTATGTCAGCGGCGCAGCCTATCGCCTTTACGACAAAGTCGTGATTCAGTTGAGCTTGCGGTATCGGTGGGCGGACATTTTTTGGTTTAACTTCTTCCACGAACTCGGGCATGTTTTGCTGCACTTAACCAAACGCAAGAGCGTTTTCGTGGATGATAAGGATTTTACCGTGGAGTCAGAAGGCCTTGAAGTCGAGGCAAACGATTTTGCAGCTGGGACTCTAATCCCGTCTGACGACTTTGAGTCACTAGTGACTCGCGCATATTCTAGGGCCGACGTTGTGAAGTCTTTCGCTGACGAAATCGGGATTGCATCGGGAATCGTCGTCGGGAGACTTCACCACGAAGGACTTCTGCCACGCAATCGGCTAGTAAACCTTCGATGTCAGTACACATGGCGCAGCGACGAGTGA
- a CDS encoding DUF6527 family protein: MAHESADTRPQWSLIHHSDGAVSLSPSVWREVGCRSHFYFLLCQVVWC; this comes from the coding sequence ATTGCACATGAATCTGCGGACACTCGCCCACAATGGTCCCTGATACACCACTCCGATGGTGCTGTTTCACTTTCGCCTTCAGTTTGGCGGGAGGTTGGCTGTCGAAGTCACTTTTACTTTCTCCTGTGCCAGGTCGTTTGGTGTTAG
- a CDS encoding acyl-CoA dehydrogenase family protein codes for MKVISKTKMHQVALVALLLASSCPFWASAAQAEELAEKPALNRVLSSTTYAIRTIQDSHSSETPLIVRQSELKALVDTDGGGACPISAALIAMQTLRSMAGQSPHPQPHRYALRLFQDHPELKEGRISNDRFVSLFRWVSENIEGYDLQVDVVSAKNSAYTESGPFWSDENGPDLSPRAGELCVLAYTVTQPGGNVQGRHFVLLKDRGETQIRVLNPKDPMKDYQFNVEKRDSPSTRYKRMYLESPGGLSKNQPIHELNTVFKVRLVPSHSKPNSAAPMTVDQMKTAIDELAEQLTKEGKLTSPREWRRRGATIGLPGLDLPKSVGGSDWDALQMLEVFRHAGRYNLNLRDVVGGAHGRPAVAMESKVAKDAVKKLVEGEAYFAVAITEENAGTDTKSMQSMAVRDGDGFRLTGSKMWNARLRQATHVVLYTASAEGSPGARSAFLLPIDHPGLVIVDRYAHGLTGNSFGGLKFDKMYVGPEHLIGKDGGGGKIFEEHFLYWRLMQAAAAIGCGERALEIMAGRIRQRHVLGGPIGRFTHLQQPIGENLTKLRMAMALAREAARLYDRGDYDAAEPLVNGIKAEGVETALVACDEAMRAHGALGYSREVDLGDRVRDLMGLRIADGTTDVMRMTVVREKYGFDLWEMSMRSNAETATKEETK; via the coding sequence ATGAAGGTTATTTCCAAAACCAAGATGCATCAAGTTGCATTGGTAGCGCTTTTGCTCGCATCATCCTGTCCTTTTTGGGCATCTGCCGCACAAGCTGAAGAACTCGCGGAAAAGCCAGCTCTGAATCGCGTGTTGTCATCAACGACTTATGCAATAAGAACCATTCAGGATTCCCACTCAAGTGAAACGCCGCTGATCGTAAGGCAAAGCGAGCTCAAGGCTCTAGTCGACACGGATGGCGGAGGGGCGTGTCCAATCTCAGCGGCTCTGATCGCGATGCAGACGCTTCGGTCGATGGCGGGACAATCGCCGCATCCTCAGCCCCATCGCTACGCTTTGCGACTGTTCCAAGATCACCCCGAACTCAAGGAAGGGCGAATCAGCAATGACAGGTTTGTAAGCCTGTTTCGCTGGGTGTCCGAAAACATCGAAGGGTATGACCTCCAAGTCGACGTGGTATCCGCTAAGAACAGCGCTTACACCGAATCTGGGCCGTTCTGGTCAGATGAAAATGGCCCTGATCTTAGCCCGAGAGCGGGTGAACTGTGCGTTCTGGCTTACACCGTAACCCAGCCAGGCGGAAATGTGCAGGGTCGGCATTTTGTGCTGTTGAAGGACCGAGGCGAAACACAGATTCGGGTATTGAACCCGAAGGACCCGATGAAGGATTACCAGTTCAATGTCGAAAAACGCGATTCACCTTCCACGCGTTACAAACGGATGTACCTAGAAAGTCCCGGTGGACTCTCAAAGAATCAGCCGATTCATGAGCTAAACACGGTCTTCAAAGTTCGGCTCGTACCGTCTCACTCGAAGCCCAACTCAGCTGCTCCGATGACCGTTGATCAGATGAAAACGGCAATCGACGAGCTTGCTGAGCAGCTGACAAAGGAAGGAAAGCTCACTTCACCGCGCGAGTGGCGGCGACGCGGTGCCACCATTGGACTGCCCGGCCTCGACTTGCCGAAATCGGTGGGCGGAAGTGACTGGGATGCCCTGCAAATGCTGGAAGTGTTTAGGCATGCAGGACGGTACAACCTCAATCTGAGAGATGTGGTCGGGGGAGCCCACGGTCGACCAGCGGTAGCGATGGAATCTAAAGTGGCAAAGGACGCGGTCAAGAAACTCGTTGAAGGAGAAGCCTATTTCGCGGTGGCAATCACGGAGGAAAACGCGGGAACGGATACAAAAAGCATGCAAAGCATGGCAGTCAGAGACGGCGATGGGTTCCGCTTGACCGGCTCGAAAATGTGGAACGCGCGACTACGGCAGGCAACACACGTCGTTCTTTATACAGCGTCTGCGGAAGGTTCTCCCGGAGCCAGATCGGCGTTTTTGCTTCCGATTGACCATCCAGGATTGGTTATCGTCGATCGTTACGCGCACGGATTGACGGGAAACTCTTTCGGCGGACTGAAGTTTGACAAAATGTATGTCGGGCCGGAACACCTCATCGGTAAGGATGGGGGCGGAGGTAAAATATTCGAGGAGCATTTCCTCTACTGGCGGTTGATGCAGGCTGCTGCGGCAATCGGTTGCGGCGAGCGGGCACTGGAGATCATGGCCGGGCGAATCCGGCAGCGTCACGTTTTGGGCGGGCCGATTGGTCGCTTCACTCACCTCCAGCAACCAATCGGCGAGAATCTCACGAAACTACGGATGGCCATGGCGTTGGCTCGCGAGGCCGCTCGATTGTACGATCGTGGTGACTATGATGCCGCTGAACCACTCGTAAACGGGATCAAGGCCGAAGGTGTTGAGACCGCCTTGGTGGCCTGTGACGAGGCGATGCGTGCGCATGGTGCGTTGGGATACAGCCGCGAGGTCGATCTGGGAGACCGTGTGCGTGATCTCATGGGGCTCCGTATTGCGGACGGCACAACAGATGTCATGCGGATGACGGTAGTTCGAGAGAAGTATGGCTTCGACCTATGGGAAATGTCTATGCGAAGCAATGCAGAGACCGCAACGAAGGAAGAAACGAAGTAG
- a CDS encoding methyltransferase domain-containing protein: protein MKENMEAGRQLSPADFLAELGIQNVGFEDTFMPKYWKLIRDAGGNRGDLDKYGPFSPQAGNVFFITEEVAKRSLSAEYEWFLSSLGSLENAIGDLPTPSRIADMGGGVGIASLYLARVYPDCHVTVYDHSPGQLEIGSKWARRSGTQNIEFAEASYKEVAEGRERLDNNVVLFLRGLDLRMPAPGTRDTSLDIKQCPHSRPQLSQELENALGAMSRLLSPQGIGIVAATWSAWGLVNLFEACRHAGLGVDWQQSYFSTEERDGKLVPGDGLIVVRRGIPHLGKDSYEDAQGYVCPLIFRGEPETLSQEELESQLSDFIDADQILFAEGMSPSDGAEGVRLMQKDGILLLVSSEAGQDCAGMIRSLTGIGEILELAQAYLDDWQDGGEVLTFKIKEPLRSYIDFCKQE from the coding sequence ATGAAAGAAAACATGGAAGCCGGAAGACAACTCAGCCCAGCAGATTTTCTCGCAGAGCTTGGAATCCAGAATGTTGGGTTCGAGGATACCTTCATGCCCAAATATTGGAAGTTGATTCGGGACGCGGGTGGCAACCGCGGCGATCTTGACAAATATGGTCCGTTCAGTCCTCAAGCCGGAAATGTCTTTTTCATCACGGAAGAAGTCGCGAAGCGTTCTCTGTCGGCTGAGTACGAATGGTTTCTCTCTAGTCTCGGTTCCCTTGAAAATGCGATCGGGGACCTGCCGACGCCGAGCCGCATCGCAGATATGGGCGGTGGAGTCGGCATTGCATCCCTATACCTCGCCCGGGTTTACCCTGACTGCCACGTCACGGTGTACGATCACTCGCCAGGGCAGCTTGAGATCGGGAGTAAGTGGGCCAGAAGGAGCGGAACGCAGAACATCGAGTTCGCTGAAGCATCCTACAAGGAAGTCGCAGAAGGACGTGAGCGTCTGGATAACAATGTCGTTCTGTTTTTGCGAGGGCTGGATTTGCGGATGCCTGCTCCTGGAACTCGCGACACTTCATTGGACATCAAACAATGTCCTCACAGCCGCCCACAACTTTCGCAAGAACTCGAAAATGCCCTTGGGGCTATGTCTCGCCTTTTGAGTCCACAAGGCATCGGCATCGTTGCAGCCACTTGGTCGGCATGGGGATTGGTCAATCTTTTCGAGGCATGTCGGCATGCGGGTCTGGGAGTGGATTGGCAGCAGAGCTATTTCAGCACTGAAGAAAGAGACGGAAAACTCGTTCCAGGCGATGGACTGATCGTGGTTCGACGCGGCATACCCCACCTTGGTAAAGACAGCTACGAAGATGCACAGGGGTATGTATGCCCTCTGATATTTAGAGGTGAACCGGAAACCTTGAGTCAGGAAGAACTTGAATCGCAACTGTCGGACTTCATTGACGCAGATCAGATATTGTTCGCAGAGGGCATGAGCCCGTCCGATGGAGCAGAAGGTGTGCGGCTAATGCAGAAAGACGGCATTTTGTTGTTGGTCTCATCTGAAGCTGGGCAGGACTGTGCAGGAATGATCCGCAGCCTGACCGGGATCGGCGAGATACTCGAACTGGCTCAAGCGTACTTAGATGACTGGCAGGACGGTGGCGAGGTCCTGACATTCAAGATCAAGGAACCTTTGCGGTCGTACATCGACTTCTGTAAGCAGGAATGA
- a CDS encoding TspO/MBR family protein, whose amino-acid sequence MTPNGIDSRWLGLAIFIIVCLGAGGLGAIATTPEIEGWYKTIEKPSWNPPGWIFGPIWTTLYLMMAVAAWLVWKPEGFKAATTPLTLFAVQLLLNVAWSWIFFGMHQPGWAFVEIVILWSAIVATMAAFFRCSKIAGWLMAPYLAWGSFASVLNFTIWRMNT is encoded by the coding sequence ATGACGCCAAATGGAATCGACAGCCGCTGGCTCGGCCTCGCCATTTTCATCATTGTCTGTCTCGGAGCAGGCGGTCTTGGAGCGATCGCGACCACGCCCGAAATCGAAGGATGGTACAAGACGATCGAGAAGCCGTCATGGAACCCACCCGGCTGGATCTTCGGCCCCATTTGGACCACACTGTACCTCATGATGGCGGTTGCGGCCTGGCTGGTGTGGAAGCCCGAGGGATTCAAGGCGGCTACAACGCCGCTGACACTTTTTGCCGTTCAGCTCCTCTTGAACGTCGCCTGGTCTTGGATCTTCTTCGGCATGCACCAGCCCGGTTGGGCCTTCGTGGAGATCGTGATCCTGTGGTCGGCGATCGTAGCGACGATGGCGGCGTTCTTTCGGTGCTCCAAGATCGCCGGCTGGCTGATGGCGCCGTACCTGGCATGGGGCAGCTTCGCCAGCGTACTGAACTTCACGATCTGGCGGATGAACACGTGA